In Micromonospora sp. NBC_01813, the following are encoded in one genomic region:
- a CDS encoding DUF2637 domain-containing protein, whose amino-acid sequence MNHRQLQRMQWAVRATLALGVAASVTANILHAQPNPISQAIAAWPPMALLITVELVTRVPVHRRSLGVVRVVAASAIAAIAAWISYHHMVGVVARYGETGTVPYLLPLSVDGLIIVASVSLVELAARRRETDSKPSASATAPSEKSAPAVVEPPPSPITADAVPARPSQPSKRPSTDTPHLDGVVTTIQHPIDDHMSNDSWSRHDPAGGTHEHGDPDPDDETSEDIDLPPDLVPLLPAARTARDELAREGQTVSRDALARRLRRNGHSIRNSGVSQMLSALRRETRTVNGSRPTTPA is encoded by the coding sequence GTGAACCACCGCCAGCTCCAACGGATGCAATGGGCAGTGCGGGCCACACTGGCCCTCGGCGTGGCCGCCTCGGTCACCGCGAACATCCTGCACGCCCAACCCAACCCGATCTCCCAAGCCATCGCGGCATGGCCACCAATGGCCCTCCTGATCACCGTCGAGCTGGTCACCCGCGTACCCGTCCACCGACGGTCGCTCGGCGTCGTTCGAGTCGTCGCAGCTTCGGCCATCGCCGCCATCGCCGCGTGGATTAGCTATCACCACATGGTCGGTGTCGTCGCCCGATACGGCGAGACCGGCACCGTGCCGTACCTGCTGCCGCTCTCGGTAGACGGGCTGATCATCGTCGCGTCGGTCTCCCTGGTGGAACTCGCCGCCCGCCGCCGCGAAACCGATAGCAAGCCCTCAGCGTCCGCCACGGCACCGAGCGAAAAATCCGCCCCGGCAGTGGTGGAGCCACCACCGAGCCCGATTACGGCCGACGCAGTGCCAGCGCGCCCGAGTCAGCCGTCGAAACGCCCGAGCACCGACACGCCGCACCTCGATGGCGTCGTCACCACCATCCAGCATCCGATAGACGACCACATGTCAAATGACTCCTGGTCCAGACATGATCCGGCAGGTGGCACACACGAGCATGGTGACCCAGACCCGGACGACGAGACAAGCGAAGATATCGATCTACCGCCGGACCTGGTGCCGCTGCTTCCCGCCGCCCGCACCGCCCGCGACGAGCTAGCCCGAGAAGGCCAGACCGTCAGCCGGGACGCCCTCGCGCGTCGGCTACGCCGCAACGGCCACTCCATCCGCAACAGCGGCGTGTCGCAGATGCTCTCCGCGCTACGCCGCGAGACGCGAACGGTCAACGGCTCCCGTCCCACAACCCCTGCATAG